The sequence CCAACCCAGCCCTAGACCAAGACTAACCCTGACCCTGACccagccctggccgagccccaaTAGCTCATGCACAACCGAGCCACCTAGTTCAAGCCAACAAGGAAGTTGCCCTTAGAAAACCCCTCGGTGCTCTCCTTGTCTCTCCTCGGTTTTCcagcttatttttcatttaaaatttttcatgttttgttCAAAAATCAACCTTAgttggcagcgtgtccgttggGTTCATAACGTTTTTCATATAAACGTAAGATCGTCGTATTTCCGTTAAATCgtaaaattaatcaaaaactcatattttttcatgcataaacaattaaatcattcatattatgatttgtatgatattTAAAAGGGTTTAAAaaaacgtgtctttgcgtttataacgctcgaatagacgatcgttggcgagggtgAAACGTTGGATGATTGGACGATGAAAACTCCTATCTTTCCTTTCCTcccttatttttgaaaattgtatgtgTGTGGGAGTGAATTTTCGGCTGATTGAAggtgagttatggtgttttaaAGACTTTGGtagcatatttataatttaattcacAAGCTAATGGGCTTTATTTTTGGGCTTACaagcttaagggtaattgggcctacttttaataattaaattgagcacaataacacttatttaattaaaacataaaagtttataaaattagttttccaaaaataatatttttgatcttttaaaaactcctcgtttgcccaaaacagGCTttccgggaaaaatcgagctcgattcgtaaaataattcgaactctaacatttttagaaaaattaaatcatttttaatcatattaggaagcttgaaaataaaaaaatatattcttgtcttggtcgtccccggtctcctttctcatgcatattatcgaatattcaggtaaaatcttttaatttcatgaaatcatgtcatataattatttaatcatgcaatcatatctttaatcatttaataaatatcattcaagaatttaacagcaattaaataaaacaattaagcaattaaaataatttgcatacatgtggtttacgtaggttggtttttcggacgttacaatttCTTTTCAAACTCTAACAAACAATCTAATAGTACACTTAGCTAAAACATCTTCTCACATAGGTGTAGATTCTGACATTAAATATCTAATGATACGTAGGGTAGTTTATACTTCTTAACAAACAATGTTCCTAAGAATGAATGCGATGCCCCAATgtcatttaataaatttaatgaataccacataaaaagaaattacCTTCAACGGCTCTCTCTTTTTCCTCCACAACTTGCTCTTGGTTTTGGGCAAACTCTTGCCCTTATAATTGTTGGCGTTGTTGAGATCTTTGTGATATCCATCCACGAAGGGAACCTTCGCACGGTGGTCTCAAACTATTTTCTACTGTAAGACCCTACCATAGAGCCTTCCGCTTCCACTCTTATCCTCTAAGATAGGacaatccttcttcatgtgAACAAAACTATCACAATTGAAACAACTCACCCTTCAACATTTCTTCATCTGGTGGTTGCTTCCTCAATGACCCAAAATTCTGCACACCTCCAAAATTGGAGGAGGAAGAAGATGCAGACTTCTTGAAAGACTTATCCCTCGGTCCCAACAAACCAGAACTTTTGCTAACTTGCATAGCCTTTCTCCAAGCAATACTGATACCAGCTTGACGACAACGATTCACTAACCATTCGTACGAAGTCGGATCATCATAGACagaaaattgattaaaaaatctCTTGATTCAAACCATTCAGAAAATGGTAATATTTCGCTGCATAATTCTCAATTACGTGAGAAGCATACGATAACAGATCCGTAAAACGCTTTTGTTAATCCTCAATGCTTGAATCTCCTCGCTAAGTGGTCAACAGTTCCATCTCATTCGCCTGATAAAGGTAGGACGTGATGATTGATGAAGGCGTGACGGAAGTGTTCCCAATGAATCTGCTCATGCTGCTGAACTAGAATGACAGAAATAGATTTCCACCATTTCCGAGATTTTCCTCGGATCATGAAATCGGCTACTTTTATCTTCTCATCCTCCTCATAGTGCAGCACTCGAAAACATTGCTCCATGATATTAACCCAAGTTTCAGCAAAATTAGCATTATAATTTCCTGTCAAGGTGGAAATCCAATATTCATGAAATCCATACTGTTGACACGGGTACTACATCTCTTTTCATCATGGTCTCGGTGACGGCTTCCGGATCTCTATGACGATATTCTCGGCATGCCTCATCATCACCATAATGACCATGTCCTACACTTCAGTGAGTGTTTCCATCTTCTGACATCTgaaaggaaaccaaaatcaacatctaaatcatcaaaacagAATTAGTACTGTCCCAAAAATCTTTGCATGCtttgataccactaaatgtatcGCTCTTACaggagccactactaaacagactaattaacttgataacaataataaaacaacaaaaaccaaatactaaatcatcttacaacctaaacaaaaacaaaacaataatCACAGTCTTAGACATTGATACAACCAATATCGAAATcataattctgaacgagaatacgagaaaccaaataaaacctccactggatcaccaaaAAAATCCAACTGCTCTAGGCATCGTCCTGGCCGCTCgtaccgtccaacctaagaccttcCATGTGGAATGAGGTGTctaagatgaaaacaaggacgtgagcgacaatcatCGAATACGACAATGTAAGAGCATACAAATTGATATGATGCATATGAAATGCAATATGTTCGGATATCAAAGATCaactcaagaatctcatgctcagtctagaggcacCTGAGTATATAGTCTCTGATCTGTCATAGGCATGTTTTGACTTCCatactcatcatcaagacgtggacctacaatatCAAGGGTCATCAGAGCTCGCGGATCCCGTcagacactgtagctctcgttACACGCCCGTCCACAATACAAAACATGGCTGAGCacccccaacaaacgaggtacaTCTGAAAAGATATCAAGCGTGATATGTAATGCTTAATATGTCAAAAcaataaaacatgtatcatgcaacagataaatatgcagcatataagtgtatATACTACGCTTgaatatctcagtcagtacatcacatacctcactaaaacaatctgaaaAAAAAGTATACTCTTCTAAACTTAGATAATACCAACATATTGAAATCAATATCAAGCAAGATCAAGAATTAATAAACATACTTCAAAGTTCTTCATAATTTTCCTTAAGTAACTATTTAAGACTTTATGATTATACTCGCATTTGTCGTCATCCCGCTGATGAAGTCTTGATTTGTGTGTCCCGGTGACCAACCTTTTCTCAAGTCTACACTGGCTTCGAAGCTTTCTGACACTAAATTGTCCTAGAAATTGGCTAAAAACCTAAGTTATATGGCTAAAACTCGAAAAAGAGAAACCGAGGGAAAGTGGTATATGAAACAAATGAAATCAACTTCCATATATAGGTTGTACCCGGACTAGGTCAGAATATCTGAATTCAATTTTATCTGCCATATGTCATAATTTCATTTGTTTAGTTGGATTTCCCGATATAATGTAATATGAAGTAGATTGAataatccattttaaattcagaGGTTCCCAACATGTTGATCCTCAATGAACCAATTTTTTAATGATGTTCCATTAATAACTCTTTAATCATATCTTAATTAGTAAtccattcaaataaatattttggtcATTAAATTGATGATGGTGTGTCTTGAATTTAGAATGCGAGGTAAGTATTTATAGAATGGGGTGCATGGTTTTCATGCAGTTGTGTTAGTCTGAAAGTTTACCTAGCGTACGACTATAGGTTGATCATCATAAAAACAAGTTATatatttggcaaaaacttgtgtgagacggtctcacgggtcatattttgtgagacggatctcttatttatgtcatctatgaaaaaatattactttttatgctaagggtattactttttattgtgaatatcggtatggttgacccgtctcatagataaatattcgtgagaccgtctcacaagagaattactctatatattttatatatgtctTCCAATTCAAAGAATAGATAGAAGCGTTagttatctatactatattattaaggaAGTGACCTTTAGAGTAACTAAATTTTGGTGACGTGGTCTGTTttactaattatatatattaataaagtgttatAAAATTAATGTAAGTCATATGTAGTTTTTTTGGATAAAACATTTGTTTCTTAACCATGAGGTTGTAAGTTCAATTATTACTTGggtttttttattctttttttttctatttattttttagttcatatatcaaaattacagtatagtcactcactatttcttataattatattttgatcttcatttaaatataaaccaaataaattataaaaaatatcgtaCAAGTATGCAACGCGTGCGTCGATGtactagtatatataaaaaataatacaagcGTTAGTTAGTTGTTTCTAGAGAATAcccatttatttgtttattttcgtGCCGCGACATAAGGAGAGTAACTAATTAGCGGCCGATGACGAGATAGGGCGGagaaattgaaaattgataatattatttaCTCTCACATATAATAAAACAACTCAAAAAAATCCGATATcttataatttttaatgaaaaataacatattataatccTTACTTACAATCGTTCGTCCGACAATTttggaaaataatattaatcgaactttgTTTCTAAAAAATACCCTTCTCAATTGAGTTGTTTTTTTCAAAACAtgattattttacaaaaataaagtTTTACCAACGTTACtttatatatgtaaaaaaaatgttaacatTGAATTACAATCGACTCTTACAGTCGCTTATGTTAAttgttttcataaaaataaggATGATTTTGTTATAAAAACACATTGTAAAGTCGTGTTTGTACAACCTAGGCCTCGAGACGTGAAAAATTGTAAGCACACGACTATATTGGAATAGTTGAAATTTAATCACAAGTGGAATTTATTAATGAAACAtaccaaaatataaaaaattgactTTCACGTTTTAAAAATCATGTGATTATGTGTGAATGGAAACAAAACGTAAAATAATTACGTGACTTAGTTGATATGGGGGCTCCCCATTGATTGcttacaataaaaaatagttGATTAATATATGACCATATATGCAAATTATAatattcaaaacaaagaaaatatatgtcgataaattttaatttatctgGCATCAAGATTACGTTCTCTAACtcgaaataatataaaaataaataaataaatgtatgcAAATTATGCATCAAACCAAGAAGGTAAAAATTTGCGTGAGACAGTtttacggatcgtattttgtgagacggatctcttaatTGGCtcgtccatgaaaaaatattattttttatgctaagagtattaatttttattgtgaatataggtagggttgacccgtctcacagataaagattcgtgagaccgtctcacaatagacctactcaATCAATAAAACTTGAGAAAAAGATCTTATCCATATCGATATAAATGATCTTTTCCCACGTTGTGATATAGCAAGAGTCCTTAATCTAGAGttgtttgtcgttttaccatAGTTCTAAAAATGCAGTTCTCGGACCGAGTAAGCGGATTGTTTATCAATTCAAAGCTGCTCAAATTGAATACAAGGTGTGCCTTGAAACCTTGTTCAACACACAATATCAAATAATAGAACACCAAAAGATGAACCTAATTAGAACAAGTCCAATATGTACATTAGTCCTGATCAGGGGTAAAACAAGAATCTATGTCTATCtgcaaatgaaaaaagaaaaagaaaagaaaagaaaaagcttaatattttcatttccTCTCCTTCGAGATTGTTGGGTTGGTGGTTCCCAAGATttgagacaaaaaaaaaaagaataaaaaaatgtgaTCAAAAGCTTCTTCTACGTCCAATATCTTGTTCTTGAGGTGACTTATCTGCATTTAGCCCATTAAGAACACTTGTCGGAGAAGATGATTCTTCGATGTTTACCATCTTTTTCTCACTAAATTTCCTAGCCAAATCTTTCTTACTCTTCAACTTCCTCGTACTCGACGATGATGCCGATGAATTGGCACCATTTACAATGGGAATCAGATACCAGCCAATAGAGGTGCACAGAATCGCAAAAGATCTCCCATGAACAACGAGAAACAAAAGAATCAGCACGAAAATCAGTGGGAAATAGTAATAAGGATGCCTCAGATTCTCCAGCTTGAAACCAGTCGTGAACATCCTTTTTGCCTCTAATTTATCAGGGATCCCCCCGCTTTCAATCTTGTCTCGCACTTGCACAACAGCAGGATTAATGTCCGGATCATTGCCTCTCTGATTCTTCACAAAGCCATGTGCGTTCTTTTCTTGACTTTTCTCCTTAGCCTTCACGACGATGGGCTTCACCTGGTTGGAATCATTCGGGTAAACGAAACGCACCAAGGATATCTCGTCGGAGCCAACTTCAGTGTAAATCTTCTGCTTCTTGTCGTCAAGTTCAGCTAAAAGTGCGTAGAATTTGTCCAGACCCCTGTCCGCATAAGGATTCTTGTTGCCGCTATCTTTGCCGATTCTCCATAAATTCGTGTTCTTCTTGGATCTCTTCGGGGTCGAACATGGACTGGTGTAGCGTTCGTTTTCGTCTTCATGGCCGAAGCTTCCGCTGCCACAGATAAACATTTGCAAACTGATGATGGGTTTTTGCTGGTATGATTGAATCAAAGAAAGTTATAGCACGAAGCAAATGTATGTAtacgtgtatgtatatattgaGGTGGAGCCATTTGAGGAGACTTCTTCAAAGGATTTGGTCAAGCAAACACAAAAGCATATAtcatacatatataataattgGAGTCagtctattgtgagacgatctcactaatttttatctgtgagacgaatcaaccctaccgatattcacaattaaaagtaatactcttagcataaaaataatacttttttatggatgaccaaataaaatattcgtctcacaaaatacgattcgtgagatcgtatcaaacaaattttttcaTCATAATTCCTGGAAGCTTCTGTTCAAGTTTATTGGCAAACAGAGGTTttgaattttcgaatttttataatatatgaataaagttattttatatatataaatccatAGCTTGTGTCCTAAAATGCCCatcttataatataatattaccttatttaaattttatttgtttagttatatattttttaattgttttattgatgcaattttttttaaatttttagaagcATTTCTATCTACATACTTTAATACCAATATAATATAGTGCATTAAAATTcgatatttaaatattaaagtttCCACACAACAACTCCACAGGCACAGGGGTGCAATATTACTAGCTACTAGCTAGTGATAATGATACTTAACTGGTAGTACCACATGGGTTTTGTGCATAAATGGCCTGTATTTTGgtatgttttgatttttaattttataatttatgaatgtttgatttttcatttattgacttgaatttttttgtatgtttcttttttgacaaaaaaatcgGCTCATTTTCATTCATTGActtgaattttttaatatgattCTTACAAAAAATCGGCTAAATCAttcgaatatttttttatctgatATCGATACTTTTTAACGTAGCTCATATGACGAGAATAAACTCATAATACacatatcaaaataaatttaaacaaaaaaagagaaataaataaataaaacgacacccaatattttaaaatgaaagaaaaagagCTTGTCGTTTCTctctattttttcttaaataaattttaatgtgtATAATTTAGGTTTTATTCTTGCTATTTGAGTCATGTAGAAGAATAtcgatttcaaataattaatatttcataGATTTAGTGGTTTCGAGTGAAAAAAGACCGGAAAAACATCACATGACTAAAACGAAAGAAAATACTGAAATTGCGATTGTATCTAAAATGATACATGCTAATTAAATTTACGTAGGAACATGTTGA comes from Primulina huaijiensis isolate GDHJ02 chromosome 2, ASM1229523v2, whole genome shotgun sequence and encodes:
- the LOC140959041 gene encoding uncharacterized protein gives rise to the protein MFICGSGSFGHEDENERYTSPCSTPKRSKKNTNLWRIGKDSGNKNPYADRGLDKFYALLAELDDKKQKIYTEVGSDEISLVRFVYPNDSNQVKPIVVKAKEKSQEKNAHGFVKNQRGNDPDINPAVVQVRDKIESGGIPDKLEAKRMFTTGFKLENLRHPYYYFPLIFVLILLFLVVHGRSFAILCTSIGWYLIPIVNGANSSASSSSTRKLKSKKDLARKFSEKKMVNIEESSSPTSVLNGLNADKSPQEQDIGRRRSF